The Nomascus leucogenys isolate Asia chromosome 4, Asia_NLE_v1, whole genome shotgun sequence genome includes the window TGctgcttcctgcctccctcctccagaGAAGTTCATGGCTAAGACCTGTGGGAAGCAGTGACGAGGGGGGACTGCTTTAAGGCTCCTCCCACGTCCCCACCCCTCCCAGAAAGtcacacagcctcaggaagtgaGAGCTGGGTGGGAGTATACAGCTTATTAAGTTCACCACCCCCAAGTCCCTGCTGCAGAGAGGGAAACTAAGGCCCAGCAGGccagacttgcccaaggttacaccgTCAGCCAGGAGCGCAGGGAGGCCGAACCCCGCACTCCAGATCGCTGGTGCGCCCGGCAGGGTGGTCTGGGAGGCAGGGCCGAAGTGCCGACAGACGGGGCGGGAGCGTCGGGGCGGCGGGGACAAACCTGCAGGATCCTCGACCGCGGCGGGGCGGGCGGCGGACCCGCCAATGAAAAGCCGCGGGGGCAGGGGGCGGGTACTTCCGCTTCGGGGAAGGGGTGGAGCCTGCGGGACCCGGCGGCCAGTGAAAGCCCGCTGGAGGCTGGAGCTTCCGGGCCCTGGAAAGGGGTCCCTACGCGGCCTGGGCCGGAGGGAGACCCCTGGGTTTGGGGGACATGGGCATTTGGGACGCCTGAACCCAAGATCTCTGGATGGTAGGGATGCCCAGGTGTCCTGGATACCCTGCGGGACTCGGGGCTCCTGCGGGGAAGATGGGACGTTTTACTGCCCAAGGAGTGGTCAGGGGGGTGGGAGAAGGGCTGCGGATACCCTCAGGAGGTCTGCGACAGAGGGGGCCAGCTGCGCAGCCCAGGAGTGGTAGTGGCCCCCCTGGGTGACAGGCCTGACTGTATCCTTCCCCAGAGCTGCCCCGTTCAGACCATGGACACTGAAGTGACCCTGCTGCTGCAGTGCCCTGGCGGGGGCCTGCCCCAGGAGCAGATACAGGCCGAGCTGAGCCCCGCCCATGACCGTCGCCCACTGCCAGGTGGGGACGAGGCCATCACTGCCATCTGGGAGACCCGGCTAAAGGCCCAACCCTGGCTCTTCGATGCCCCCAAGTTCCGCCTGCACTCAGCCACCCTGGCGCCTTTTGGCTCTCGGGGGCCACAGCTGCTCCTGCGCCTGGGCCTTACTTCCTACCGAGACTTCCTGGGCACCAACTGGTCCGGCTCAGCTGCCTGGCTGCGACAGCAGGGGGCCACCGACTGGGGTGACACGCAGGCCTATCTGGCGGACCCACTTGGGGTGGGCGCTGCACTAGCCACGGCCGATGACTTCCTTGTCTTCCTGCGCCGCTCCCGGCAGGTGGCTGAGGCCCCTGGGCTGGTGGACGTGCCTGGTGGGCACCCTGAGCCTCAGGTGagattccaggctgggcacaaaGACCTAGACAGCTCAAGGGAGCTGCAGCTCTCCACCCTCCCAATCCTCccagctttggtttcctcatcccTTAAAGGGAAAATTGGCCTGGTGTTTCTCTGAAAGTTTGCTCAGGGCAGTCCAGCTGCCTCCCCCCACTGACCCCTGCCCCAGTCCTGTGAGAAACTAGAAAACCCGGGGAGGAAAGATTGGGCACAGGAAAAAGACGCCCTACTCCACCTCTGCCCCCTGTGTATCTCCTTTGAAGCTGGATCTCTGATTGTGTGCCAGGGAAAGGACACCAGACTCAGGATCACTAACTCTCTTACACTGTGCCACATCAGGCCCTCAGGGCCAGCAGGTATAGGCTTGCTGGTCCTGAGATGGGGCAGGGGGAAGAGGTGGGGAGCAGGGGCTGAGCCTGACCTTTCACAGGCCCTGTGCCCTGGTGGCAGCCCCCAGCACCAGGACCTCGCTGGGGAGCTGGTGGTACGTGAACTCTTTTCCAGTGTCCTTCAGGAGATCTGTGATGAGGTGAGTGAGGTTGACCTGGACAGGGTGGTAGACATGAAGGGAGGGGTTAGGACTTGCCAGAATTCTACAGGTCTGGGCTGGCAGGAGGCCTGCAGGCATCTGGCCAGCAATGAGGGAAGAAGTTGGCTTTGCAACTATACATACTTGGAGTGGAATTCTAGCCCTCAGTACCCTCTGCCTtggattcttcttcttttcttttctttttttttttttagacagtctccctctgttgcccaggctggaatgcagtggcacgatctcagctcactgcaagctccacctccagggttcacaccattctcctgcctcagcctcccgagtagctgggactacaggtgtccgccaccatgcctgggtaatttttttgtatttttagtagagatggggtttcaccgtgttagccaggatggtcttgatctcctgagctcgtgatctgctcgcctcagcctccaatagtgctggcattacaggtgtgagccactgtgccaggccagaatcttttttttttttttctttttgagacagagtcttgctctgttgcccaggctgagtgcagtggtgccatatcggctcactgcaaccttcacctcctgggttcaagtgattctcatgccttgcCCTGCCAAGGATTCTTCTTTTCAATGGAAACAATGATAAATATCTTGCCTACTCCCCAAGTCTGTTGAAAAAGGAgtaagtggccgggcgcggtggctcacacctgtaatcccagcactttgggaggccgaggcgggcagatcacaaggtcaggagatcgagaccatcctggctaacacggtgaaaccctgactctactaaaaataccaaaaattagccgggcatggtggtgggcgcctgtagtcccagctactccggaggctgaggcaggagaatggcgtgaacccgggaggtggaggttgcaatgagccgaaatcacgccactgcactccagcctgggctacagagtgagactccgtctcaaaaaagaaagaaagaaagaaaaaggagtaagtgtggcagggcgtggtggcttacacctgtaatcccagcactttgggaggccgaggccagcggatcacctaaggtcaggagttcgagaccagcctggccaacatggagaaaccctatctctactaaaaatacaaaaattagccgggcatggtggcgtgcacctgtaatcccagctactcaggaggctgaggcaggagaatcactttaacctgggaggcagaggttgcagtgagctgagatcgtgccactgtactccagcctgggcgacagagtgagactccatctcaaaaaaaaaaaaaacaaaaagaaaaagaaaaaaagaaaaaggagtaagTGGGAGTCCCAGTCACTAAATTGACTTCTCTTGGGTGATCCTGGGCAATGTGTTCAATCTCTCTGGTTTTGGTGTACCTGTAAAACAAACATGACCATCATCTGACATTCTGTAATGCTATGTCCTTGATCTACAAGCTATAAAATGCTGTACACGGGTAACAGGCTGTTTTTCATTGAGACGGGCAGGGATGTGGGCAGTGGCATTGATAGGTGggacctccccccaccccaccctccaccgCAGGTGAACCTGCCGCTGCTCACCCTGAGCCAGCCCCTGCTGTTGGGCATCGCCCGAAACGAGACCAGTGCTGGCCGAGCCAGTGCCGAGTTCTATGTCCAGTGAGTAGGCTCGGGTACATGATCCTGGGTCTTGGGAAGGTGGGTGGTGAGGAGTGGGCTGAGGCAGCTGTGGCTCCACAGGGACCCCGCAGGGGCTGGTCACCCACTAAGTCACCCTTGTGTTCTTGTCCAGGTGCAGCCTGACTTCTGAGCAGGTGAGGAAGCACTACCTGAGTGGGGGACCCGAGGCCCACGAGTCTACAGGAATCATCTTTGTGGAGACACAGGTGCAGAGTGACAAACCATCTTGCttggaggccagggctggggcctgCAGAGGCCTGGCAATGCATATCTTGTAGGGGAGGTGTTGGCTGGGTCACAATTCCCTCCAGAGTCACAAGATTTGCCCTCAGTGCAAGGGAAAGGTCCAGGAACCTGTTCAGCCCCTTAACATGCCTCCCTAAGGACAGTGCAGAGGTCTCTGAGGCTCAGGAATTCTGGGCACAGCCCTGGCAGGAGACGTGGCAAGCTTGAATGCCTGGGTCTCGTTGTCTCCCCACAGAACGTGCGGAGATTGCAGGAGACGGAGATGTGGGCTGAACTCTGCCCCTCGGCCAAAGGCGCCATCATCCTCTACAACCAGATTCAGGGAAGTCCCACTGCAGGGGCCCTAGGGTCCCCAGCCCTACTCCCGCCGCTCTGAAGATAATAAAGGACTTTATTCTTGGATTCCGTTGGCATCTGCTATTTCTGTGACAGAGAGGAGCAATGGGCCCTGAGTGTGTAAGGCAGGACAAGtgacttgggaaaaaaaaaaacccgccCAGCCTCAGTGTCCCCCTCTGCAAGCAGGGGATAAGAGCTGTGCCTCCCTTGGCTGGCTCCAGAGAGGCTCCAGGGCGGAAGCAGCTCTGTAAGATATGCCTCGCTGCAAAGGGGAGCAACAGCGGAACGGAGAGACGGTGGCCGGGCCGAAAGCGTCACAAAGCCTCAGAGAGCGTGCTCTGTCCCGCCCGCTCCCCAGGTGGGCGCCCGCGCCTGTCCAGCGAGTCCGCAGGCTGCGGGACCGGAGGCACCAAAGGCCAATAGACATGTAGGGGCGGGGTCTCCACcgattttttttcctgacaggTGGACGTGGTCTTGGCATTCACGCCAATGAGAGTGCGAGGGCGGGGCCTGAATAGACGCAGGAAATGGCGACGGCCGCGGGTTTGTGAGCagtgggggcggggcctgggtgGGGCCCCGCCTTCTCCCGTCCCCAAGCTCCCTGGGTGGGAACTGGGTCTCCGAGTCCCTGGCTGGGTGGGCAGACCCCGAAGCCAGCGCGGGGAAGGGCTGCGGATGCCCGggtcagaggaaggagcaggtcCAAGGACACGCGGGTCTGGTCCTGGGCAAGAACCGCCCCCTCCCCGGGCCTGCTTCAGTCTTCCTTCGCAGAACACCGGGCCAGgccccttccctctgcccccGGGTGCTTGAAGTCTAGCCCCATCTTGGTCCAATGCGCTCTTGGTAGCCTCCTTTCCCAGCTGCCCGCCCGCCGCCATGCCGCCCTTACTGCCCCTGCGCCTGTGCCGGCTGTGGCCCCGCAGCCCTCCCTCCCGGCTTCTCGGAGCGGCCGCCAGGCAGCGGTGAGTTGGGCGCGGGGGGCCGGCCCGGTTGCTCAATGGGTTTCTGTTTGCCCTATGTGCTGAGTTAGTCGTGGTCTCTACTCCGTGTCAGGAGGCTCCCAGATTTGTCTCAGGTAACCCTCGCCTTCCCTGCTGAGGATCAGATACAGAAGACCCCCAAGGTCATACACCGATTTAAGCGGCAGAGGAGGAGTTTGAGTTCAGGTCAAACCCAACGCTCTTACCACAGCTCTAGTGGTTTTCAAGCATCACTGTATCACTGTGCATAACCCTCTGTGgggggtgggagatggggaggtGTCAGGTACAAAATCCAGATTCCTGGGCTCTGCTCTGGAGATTCTGAACTGGAGGAATCAATTGGGTGGGGCTCAGgaatcagttttttctttttctttttccttttttttgagatggagttttgctcttgttgcccaggctggaatgcaatggagcaatctcagctcaccgcaacctccgcctcctgggttcaagcgattctcctgcctcagcctcctgagtagctgggattacggggacgcgccaccatgcctggctaattttgtatttttaggacagacagggtttctccatgttagtcaggctggtcttgaattcccgacctcaggtgatctgccctcctcggcctcccaaaatgctggattataggtgtgagccaccgcgcctggccaggaatcaGTTTTTTCCAACAAGTTTTTGGACTCCACTTTGAGAAATCCTGACCGGCACTATGCCTGAAACACTCCAAAGGGAGGGCTGATCTGGAGACAGACCTATCCTGGCACCTGTTTCAGCCCTTTTAGTTCCTGGTGGCTGAGTTGAAGGGTGTGGCCCAGAAGGCAGGGCAGAGCTAGCTTCTGGGTTCCCTCAGCCCCTGCTGGTTTGGGACTCTGTCCACAGGTCCAGCCCCAGTACTTATTATGAACTGTTGGGGGTGCATCCTGGTGCCAGCACTGAGGAAGTTAAACGAGCTTTCTTCTCCAAGTCCAAAGAGGTACCAGTACCCCtaaggtggggagggggagcaggAACTCTGAGCCAGTGGGTGTGTGCTTCAAATTCCCAGGAGTAGACCTGCATCTCTGGCTGGTGCCACATTTTTTCAGCCCTCACAGGGAGTGGCAGGTGCTCAATGGTAGGGGAAAGGCTGTGGGCAGGAGCCAGGGGTCCTGTCTGATGGGCTGGGCTTGGTtttcttgatctgcctgcctgctcTTGAGAAACCTGGACCAGGGCATATGGTGAATGCAGGGGGCTGGCAGGTGGGGAGGGCTTGAACACAGGAGGAGGCAGGAGTCCATGCTCTCTGGCCTTCTGAGGAGTGGGAAGGCCTGAGTGAGGGTCACTGACCAGGCAGGGCCTCTGGGTATGACTGGAGCCCTGGTGGGTGGATGTCATCAGTATGGGTCCTGGGGAGCGACAGGCAAAGGGAGATAAGGGGAgtcctgccccaccccagctgCACCCGGACCGGGACCCTGGGAACCCAAGCCTGCACAGCCGCTTTGTGGAGCTGAGTGAGGCATACCGTGTGCTCAGCCGTGAGCAGAGCCGCCGCAGCTATGACGACCAGCTCCGCTCAGGTAGTCCCCAAAAGTCTCCACGAACCACAGACCATGACAAGTCTGCCCGCCAAACACACAGGTACAGTAATCCTGCCCTCAGCTTGCCCCACCCCCAGGTCTCTTGGGGAGCCTCATTTCCACAAtgtccctccctctgcctcccagcagcTCCTGGGCACCCCCCAACGCACAGTACTGGTCCCAGTTTCACAGCGTGAGGCCACAGGGGCCCCAGTCGAGGCAGCAGCAACACAAACAAAACATGCAAGTGCTGGGGTACTGCCTCCTCCTCATGCTGGCGGGCATGGGCCTGCACTACATTGCCTTCAGGTGATGCCTGTTCTCCCCGGGGTGATGGGCAGAGGGCAGGAGGGTGGGTGAATTCCAGTGTGGTCAGCCAGTCCTCCACAGCACCTCGTGGCCCGTACTTGTGTCTCTCAAGCTAAGAGTTGCTTAAAATCGGTCTCTGGAGCCTCTCCTTACTTAGTAAACGCAGCGCTGCACCAAGAGCTAATGTTGTCATTTACAGTTTTTCATATTTCGAATGTAAATCTTTCATGCTGGCTGCCAGGAAGGGATTGAGCCAAACAAAATCAAGCACAAGCAGCAAATGCAGCACAGCTCATTCATTTGGCAGTAGGCATCTCCCTGCCACTCTCACGCGTGCCACGGAGCtgattctctttattctttttttcttttttttttcttttttttcgagatggagtctcactctgtcgcccaggctgcagtgcaatggcgtgatctcggctcactgcaacctcacctctgcctcctgggttcaaccaattctgtctcagcctcctgaatagctgggactacaggcgtccaccaccacacccggctagttgttttgtatttttagtagagatggggtttcaccacattggccaggctggtctcaaactcctgacctcaggtgatccacccgcctcagcctctgaaagtactgggattacaggcgtgagccaccacgcctggccacgaAGCGGATTTTCTATAGCAGATACCTAAAGGCCAGTGCCCACTGCTAGCAGCTTGCCTAGTTCAGTGATGGAGTTAGACGCATACCCTTTCTACTCTTCTGGGAGGAGCACCCCCACAGCTGCTGTCACACCTCGAAGTGACCAGGGACTTCGGATGCCATTGGACCCTAGACAAGCCAGGGCCACTCGGAGCCCTCCCTATCTATCACAGGCAGGGTTAGACTGAGGTGCCTAACCCTGTGTGAGAGTAGAAAGCTGTGAGGCCCCTAGAGTGGGGTGGAAGGGAGCAGGACTTCAGGGACAGCAGGAATTGGAGTCCCAGGGTTAATTGTGACCCATTGCAGGAAGGTGAAGCAGATGCACCTTAACTTCATGGATGAAAAGGATCGGATCATCACAGCCTTCTACAACGAAGCCCGGGCGCGGGCCAGGTCTGTCCCTGCTCTATTCTGCTCCCTGCTCCCCGTCCAGGCACCGCACTTCGGGATCCCTATCCCAACCACCCAGGTGCCCTCTCCTCCAGGGCCAACAGAGCCAGCCTTCAGCAGGAGCAACAACGGCTAGGGCAGCGGCAGCCACCACCATCCGAGCCAACCCAAAGCCCCGAGATCGTGCCCCCGGGCGCCGGCCCCTGAGGGGCTCACCTGGATGGGGCCTGCAGTGCGTTCCCGCCTTGCTTCCTTCCCTGGACTGCCCGCTCCCCGAAACGCGCGCAATAAAGTGATTCGCAGAGCTAGTGTCCGGCTCCCTCTTTAAGGCCCGGCGCCTCCGACCCCGGCCTCGCCAAGGGCCAGCGCCCCGCCCTCTGGGTAGTGGCGGCGGCGACCCGGGAGCCCGGCCCCCTGGGCGGTGCGTCCCCTTTCCCCTGCCGCGGCGGGAGGCGGGAGGGGGTGTGTGGAGGAGGCGGGCCCCGCCGGCGGCCTCGCCCCCCTACcccgccgccccgcccccgccccacgGCCCGGTGGGGAGCGCGTGTCTGGGTCACATGAGCCGCCCGCCCGCCAGCCCGGGCCCGgccccccgccgcccccgccgtCCCCGCCGCCGCTGCCCGCCGCCACCGGCCGCCCGCCCGCCCGGCTCCTCTGGCCGCCTCCGCTGCGCTGCGCTGCGCTGCCTGCACCCAGGGCTCGGGAGGGGGCCGCGGAGGAGCCGccccccgcgcccggcccccgCCCGCCGCGCCCGGGCCCGGGCCCGCGCCATGGGGCTCTGGCTGCCGCCGCCCCCCGCGCCGCCGGGCTAGGGCGATGCGGGCGCCCCCGGCGGGCGGCCCCCGCGGGCACCATGAGCCCTCTGCTCCGCCGCCTGCTGCTCGCCGCGCTCCTGCAGCTGGCCCCCGCCCAGGTACGTGCGGCCCGACAgcgcgcccgcccgcccgccgtGCCCTCTCTCAAGGTTGGCGGAAGTGAGGAGGCGACCCGCGGCCTCGGCCGAGGGGATCTGCGGGGTCGGGCCTTGGACGCGGGCGTCTCGGGGGCCCGGCGCGTGCATCCCCTGGGAGGTGCCCCTCCCTGCTGGCCCGCCAGCCCCAGTCTGGGGCCACTCCTCCGCCCCACCCCGTCCCCTGGGCACCACCGGGGGCGGGGCTCCCTCGGTGCCTGCAGGACCTGCTTCGGTGCGCGCTCCTGATCTGCATGCAGCCCCCAAACATGCTCGGCTCCGCGGCCTGGAGATTTGGCGCGGCCACCAGAGCACCTGTTGTGTTTTGGGCCAGGGCAGGTCCCGGGTGGCCAGGAGAGGACAGGTAAAGCTAGAGCAGTGGCCACAGGAACACAGCAATCTGGAAAGATGTCAGAGAGGTGGTGAAGCCTCCTGATGCAAGGGCAAAGCCCTAGGGATGGCGACAGGGCCAGACTCTCCTAAAGTGTACCTTGGGTACAGGTCTTTTCTCTCCCACAGGCCCCTGTCTCCCAGCCTGATGCCCCTGGCCACCAGAAGAAAGGTAATACTCACAAAAACTCGGCACTAGCCAGCATTAAGAGGGTTTGTCATGGGCCCTGATTCCAGGTGCCTGGTGTCCATCATCTTGTGTAACTCCCCTAGAAGATGCAAACTATTATTCTactcatttcacagaggaggaaattgaggcagtgGGGTTACTGGGATCTGGATAAACAGGGCAGGGGAAGACAGGTTGTGAGGGCAGAGTGGGTAGGGCTAGTGGAGGGTGGCTGTGACTTGGGGACTGGGGAGGACAGATGCTGGGAGCAGCTGCAGGAAAACCAGTGAGGACTTAACCCCTACCGGTCTGCTCCCAGTGGTGTCATGGATAGATGTGTATACTCGCGCTACCTGCCAGCCCCGGGAGGTGGTGGTGCCCCTGACTGTGGAGCTCATGGGGACCGTGGCCAAACAGCTGGTGCCCAGCTGCGTGACTGTGCAGCGCTGTGGTGGCTGCTGCCCTGACGATGGCCTGGAGTGTGTGCCCACTGGGCAGCACCAAGTCCGGATGCAGGTACTGGGCAGGTGGGGCAACGGGCAGGGGATGCAGGTACTGGGCAGGTGGGGCAGTGGGCAGGGTGGATGCTGGCTggctctggggctggggcagcctggagactgaggcacaggagATAGGGTTGGGGGGAGGGCTGGTGGCCAGCCTCCCGGCTGTTGGGTGAGCTTTTCTCCCTCCAGTCTTAGAgcatcccctttctctctctccctcactgtcCCCCCTATTCTTCTCCTGAGCACAGATCCTCATGATCCGGTACCCGAGCAGTCAGCTGGGGGAGATGTCCCTGGAAGAACACAGCCAGTGTGAATGCAGGTGCCAGCCAGGCCCAACTTCTGAGCTCGCAGAGGCCAGGCTTGGGGGGTGCTGGGTATGGTGGTCCACAGAACTGGGGACCAGGTTCCTTAGAGccaaggggctgggcgtggtggctcacgcctgtaatcccagcactttgggaggccgaggcgggcggatcatgaggtcaggagattgagaccatcctggctaacatggtgaaaccccgtctctactaaaaaaatacaaaaaattagccgggcgtggtggcgggcgcctgtagtcccagccactcaggaggctgaggcaggagaatggcatgaacctgggaggcggagcttgcagtgagccaagatcttgccactgcactccagcctgggtgacagagcaagactctgcctcaaagaaaaGGACTAGAGCCAAGGGTAGGCCTTGGATCTGGGGCAACAAAGTAGGATGCTTGGGCCGagggtagtggctcacacctataatcccagcactttgggaggcccaggcaggcagatcacctgaggtaaggtgtttgagaccagcctggccaacatggtgaaaccctatctctactaaaaaaaaacacaaaaattagccgggcatggtggcgggtgcctgtaatcccagctacttgggaggccaagacaggagaatagcttgaacctgggaggcggaggttgcagtgagccgagaccacgccactgcactccagcctgggcaagaagagggaAACagtctcagagagagagagagtaggatGCTGGGATTTCCCGATCTTCCTCCTGTTTGTCTGTGTCTATCTCTCTTACTTTTCAGACCTAAAAAAAAGGACAGTGCTGTGAAGCCAGACAGGTGAGTCTTTTGGACTCCAGCtgagtgggggcagggggagtacaagtgaatccagaagctgttgctcctctttctcctcccacccaTCCCCCACGTTCCCTTTTCCTCTGCTCCCCAAGCCTGTGTTCTCTGCCCCGACCCCAGCTCTAGGGAAGACTCTTCCTTCCCACCCCAGACATGTCGCTTCTCCTCCCTAGGGCTGCCACTCCCCACCACCGTCCCCAGCCCCGCTCTGTTCCGGGCTGGGACTCTGCCCCCGGAGCACCCTCCCCAGCTGACATCACCCATCCCACTCCAGCCCCAGGCCCCTCTGCCCACGTTGCA containing:
- the NUDT22 gene encoding uridine diphosphate glucose pyrophosphatase NUDT22; amino-acid sequence: MSCPVQTMDTEVTLLLQCPGGGLPQEQIQAELSPAHDRRPLPGGDEAITAIWETRLKAQPWLFDAPKFRLHSATLAPFGSRGPQLLLRLGLTSYRDFLGTNWSGSAAWLRQQGATDWGDTQAYLADPLGVGAALATADDFLVFLRRSRQVAEAPGLVDVPGGHPEPQALCPGGSPQHQDLAGELVVRELFSSVLQEICDEVNLPLLTLSQPLLLGIARNETSAGRASAEFYVQCSLTSEQVRKHYLSGGPEAHESTGIIFVETQNVRRLQETEMWAELCPSAKGAIILYNQIQGSPTAGALGSPALLPPL
- the DNAJC4 gene encoding dnaJ homolog subfamily C member 4 isoform X3; this translates as MPPLLPLRLCRLWPRSPPSRLLGAAARQRSSPSTYYELLGVHPGASTEEVKRAFFSKSKELHPDRDPGNPSLHSRFVELSEAYRVLSREQSRRSYDDQLRSGSPQKSPRTTDHDKSARQTHSSWAPPNAQYWSQFHSVRPQGPQSRQQQHKQNMQVLGYCLLLMLAGMGLHYIAFRKVKQMHLNFMDEKDRIITAFYNEARARARANRASLQQEQQRLGQRQPPPSEPTQSPEIVPPGAGP
- the DNAJC4 gene encoding dnaJ homolog subfamily C member 4 isoform X1 — protein: MPPLLPLRLCRLWPRSPPSRLLGAAARQRSSPSTYYELLGVHPGASTEEVKRAFFSKSKELHPDRDPGNPSLHSRFVELSEAYRVLSREQSRRSYDDQLRSGSPQKSPRTTDHDKSARQTHSSSWAPPNAQYWSQFHSVRPQGPQSRQQQHKQNMQVLGYCLLLMLAGMGLHYIAFRKVKQMHLNFMDEKDRIITAFYNEARARARSVPALFCSLLPVQAPHFGIPIPTTQVPSPPGPTEPAFSRSNNG
- the DNAJC4 gene encoding dnaJ homolog subfamily C member 4 isoform X2, which codes for MPPLLPLRLCRLWPRSPPSRLLGAAARQRSSPSTYYELLGVHPGASTEEVKRAFFSKSKELHPDRDPGNPSLHSRFVELSEAYRVLSREQSRRSYDDQLRSGSPQKSPRTTDHDKSARQTHSSWAPPNAQYWSQFHSVRPQGPQSRQQQHKQNMQVLGYCLLLMLAGMGLHYIAFRKVKQMHLNFMDEKDRIITAFYNEARARARSVPALFCSLLPVQAPHFGIPIPTTQVPSPPGPTEPAFSRSNNG
- the VEGFB gene encoding vascular endothelial growth factor B isoform X1; this encodes MSPLLRRLLLAALLQLAPAQAPVSQPDAPGHQKKVVSWIDVYTRATCQPREVVVPLTVELMGTVAKQLVPSCVTVQRCGGCCPDDGLECVPTGQHQVRMQILMIRYPSSQLGEMSLEEHSQCECRPKKKDSAVKPDRAATPHHRPQPRSVPGWDSAPGAPSPADITHPTPAPGPSAHVAPSATRALTPGPAAATADAAASSVAKGGA
- the VEGFB gene encoding vascular endothelial growth factor B isoform X2 encodes the protein MSPLLRRLLLAALLQLAPAQAPVSQPDAPGHQKKVVSWIDVYTRATCQPREVVVPLTVELMGTVAKQLVPSCVTVQRCGGCCPDDGLECVPTGQHQVRMQILMIRYPSSQLGEMSLEEHSQCECRPKKKDSAVKPDSPRPLCPRCTQRHQGPDPRTCRCHCRRRSFLRCQGRGLELNPDTCRCRKLRR